A window from Culex pipiens pallens isolate TS chromosome 3, TS_CPP_V2, whole genome shotgun sequence encodes these proteins:
- the LOC120430371 gene encoding centrosomal protein of 120 kDa, translating into MDNSSDELVVTVHILDAINFHRVKNTPIVISASLDKNVLETASRTPGIASTNFEQSLVWETDRQSVKRMKTENIPIKIECFAVEGAQRTAQALIGHLLLPLRSVPLLPSSKAATVRPRWYRLIGLNSPEWKSQKPEVQLLAVITDKGYLSLGKKKVESDSELDRSLVIFTNPEPARLNSKDDLPILLLEERGLLQVGDFETERDLFLVKIVLKYAKQLQGLIPDGIPADFRIRYELLGDSYPCTLEKKPNDRFFIQEKIVINFRTSLQSLKRYFDEVFLIRLEILNGEQVVGLLNLSFGDLIKDGSLDEFLRRQQESTAALEVEKYYPIEPQLDPSIKEKLTEEHCAVIKCKFTLKYLSTDYQQESTKAKEHVTQEKDSRQEVAESQPSIQSINLHKPLEPPPVEPPKKIDIQSILQCEDRDMRDVPRTFSYNLLLQSIRFNARPSSGIWQLSLFHPKADTPLTKITMELTTIESDTLEFPNLQLSLYFSTLPDHVLETITAERSKLSLHAPHGLAGYARLDNQSLVVGTKERRSGVVILENQNGESIGMATVFCFLDEVGVNYNSRDPDHDPPEVATLSSRGRLHDQLSYKMLEEQKQWMLTQRELFLAELKRKEAAHLTRLSSEWKKKRCKENEAIARKLEHASALTAALEETKKNIHVRSVQQSCQSESLEEVKTKLELQYQQQLTEIRDKTTRLETDLKHRSKLQDLRCNELEERNDALTDENQQLKQQNARLTQELESAKKSIQDSQNQRTAIESRIEEAEKSKLFYKQQWAKMIREVHKMKLDNEEQLGELLRGRERKKKGHSSSVDATAGCCFRSTVEAGEQQKLDRIRSMIFDEPGCCLRSDRF; encoded by the exons atggataACTCATCGGACGAACTTGTTGTAACCGTACACATACTGGATG CGATCAACTTCCATCGGGTCAAGAACACTCCGATCGTGATAAGTGCCTCGTTGGACAAAAATGTCCTCGAAACGGCCAGTCGCACACCGGGCATCGCCTCCACGAACTTCGAGCAGTCGCTGGTTTGGGAAACGGATCGACAGTCGGTGAAACGCATGAAAACGGAAAACATCCCCATCAAGATCGAATGCTTCGCCGTGGAAGGCGCCCAGAGGACGGCCCAAGCATTGATTGGCCACCTGCTGCTGCCGTTGCGATCCGTTCCGTTGCTACCGTCGTCCAAGGCGGCAACGGTGCGTCCCCGTTGGTATCGATTGATTGGTCTTAACAGTCCGGAGTGGAAGAGTCAGAAGCCGGAAGTGCAGCTGCTAGCCGTGATCACCGATAAGGGGTACTTGAGCTTGGGCAAGAAGAAGGTGGAGTCCGATTCTGAGTTGGATCGCAGTTTGGTCATTTTTACCAATCCAGAACCTGCGAGGCTGAATTCGAAAGACGATTTGCCGATTCTGCTGTTGGAGGAACGAGGACTGCTGCAGGTTGGGGATTTTGAGACTGAACGGGATCTGTTTTTGGTAAAGATTGTGCTGAAGTATGCGAAACAGCTTCAGGGTTTGATTCCCGATGGAATACCGGCGGATTTTAGAATTCGCTATGAATTGCTGGGGGATTCGTATCCATGCACTCTGGAAAAGAAGCCAAATGATAGATTTTTCATCCAGGAGAAAATAGTCATCAACTTTAGAACTTCGTTACAATCGTTGAAGCGATATTTTGACGAGGTGTTCTTGATACGATTGGAAATACTAAATGGTGAACAAGTTGTTG gACTCCTGAACCTTTCTTTTGGAGACTTGATTAAAGATGGATCGCTTGACGAGTTTCTTAGAAGACAGCAAGAATCTACAGCTGCTTTGGAGGTTGAGAAGTACTATCCCATTGAACCACAACTTGATCCCTCTATCAAAGAGAAGCTTACAGAGGAACATTGCGCTGTAATCAAGTGTAAATTCACGCTCAAATATCTTTCCACGGACTACCAGCAAGAGTCTACCAAAGCAAAGGAACACGTGACTCAAGAGAAGGACTCCCGCCAGGAAGTTGCAGAATCTCAGCCTTCCATTCAATCCATTAACTTGCACAAGCCACTCGAGCCGCCCCCGGTGGAGCCTCCGAAAAAAATAGACATTCAATCGATACTCCAGTGCGAAGATCGTGACATGCGAGACGTCCCGCGAACGTTCAGCTACAATCTGCTGCTTCAATCTATACGGTTCAACGCGCGTCCGTCAAGCGGCATCTGGCAGCTGTCGCTGTTCCATCCGAAAGCGGACACGCCCCTCACGAAGATCACCATGGAACTAACCACAATCGAATCGGACACGCTGGAATTTCCAAATTTGCAGCTTAGCTTGTACTTTTCCACACTGCCAGACCACGTGCTCGAAACAATTACGGCAGAACGCTCTAAGCTGTCGCTGCACGCCCCCCACGGACTGGCCGGTTACGCCCGGCTCGACAACCAGAGTCTGGTCGTTGGGACGAAGGAGCGCCGATCCGGCGTGGTCATTCTGGAGAACCAAAACGGCGAAAGCATCGGAATGGCAACGGTGTTTTGCTTTCTCGACGAAGTCGGCGTCAACTACAACAGTCGCGACCCAGATCACGACCCACCGGAGGTGGCCACGCTTTCGTCCCGGGGTCGACTACACGATCAACTCTCGTACAAAATGCTGGAGGAACAGAAACAGTGGATGCTAACGCAAAGGGAACTTTTTCTGGCGGAGTTGAAGCGAAAAGAAGCAGCTCATCTGACGCGACTGTCCAGCGAGTGGAAAAAGAAGCGCTGCAAAGAGAATGAAGCTATCGCAAGAAAGCTGGAACACGCCTCCGCACTCACCGCCGCCCTGGAAGAAACGAAGAAAAATATCCACGTTCGCAGTGTCCAACAGAGCTGCCAGAGTGAATCCCTCGAAGAAGTCAAAACCAAACTCGAGCTACAATATCAGCAACAGCTGACGGAGATTCGCGATAAAACCACCCGCTTGGAAACCGACTTGAAACACCGCTCCAAACTACAAGACTTGAGATGTAACGAGCTTGAAGAACGTAACGATGCCTTAACCGACGAAAACCAACAGCTCAAACAGCAAAACGCCCGCCTCACGCAAGAACTTGAAAGCGCAAAGAAATCAATCCAAGACAGTCAAAACCAGCGAAcggcaatcgaatccagaattGAAGAGGCGGAAAAGTCCAAGCTGTTTTACAAACAGCAGTGGGCCAAAATGATTCGCGAGGTGCACAAGATGAAGCTGGACAATGAAGAGCAACTTGGCGAGCTGTTGCGTGGGAGGGAGCGGAAGAAGAAGGGTCATTCGTCGTCGGTTGATGCGACGGCGGGTTGTTGCTTTCGGTCTACGGTGGAAGCCGGTGAACAGCAGAAACTGGACAGAATACGCAGCATGATTTTTGACGAACCAGGATGCTGCTTGAGAAGTGATCGCTTTTGA